A single genomic interval of Aegicerativicinus sediminis harbors:
- a CDS encoding LacI family DNA-binding transcriptional regulator yields the protein MKQKITLKQIAKELDVSISTVSKALRNSLEIGEDTREKVQAFAKLYNYRPNNIALSLKNSKTKTIGVIIPEIVHYFFSNVISGIEKIANQKGYNVIVGLSNESFDKEVLNMQMLANGSIDGFILSVAKDTMMKEDYHHFIETINQGMPIVMFDRVIPQIPCDKVIIDDKRSARTAVLKLIDNGCKNIAIVTTKDYINVGKLRTDGYIEALNLRGIEVKDENILKLSDYVNDEAQLNHLEDQVEEFLKDREDIDGILGVNEIYALTVIKIAKKLGRRVPDDIQVISYTDGVLSRHATPSLTTVKQHGQTMGEKAAELLINKLEKDDEDESYETMIIETELIERDSTK from the coding sequence ATGAAACAGAAAATTACATTAAAACAAATTGCTAAAGAATTAGATGTCTCAATATCCACAGTTTCTAAGGCTTTAAGGAATAGTTTGGAGATTGGTGAGGATACTCGAGAAAAGGTTCAGGCATTTGCGAAATTATATAATTACCGACCTAATAATATTGCCCTAAGTCTTAAAAACAGCAAAACCAAAACTATAGGTGTTATCATACCAGAAATAGTTCATTATTTCTTCAGTAATGTTATAAGTGGCATTGAGAAAATTGCAAATCAAAAAGGCTATAATGTTATTGTTGGGCTCTCTAATGAATCTTTTGATAAAGAGGTATTGAATATGCAAATGTTGGCAAATGGCAGTATTGATGGGTTTATTCTGTCTGTTGCTAAGGATACAATGATGAAAGAAGATTACCATCATTTTATTGAAACAATTAATCAGGGTATGCCTATTGTAATGTTCGATAGGGTGATCCCACAGATTCCATGCGATAAAGTAATTATTGATGATAAGCGAAGTGCGCGTACCGCTGTTTTGAAGTTAATAGACAACGGTTGTAAAAACATTGCAATTGTTACAACCAAAGATTATATAAATGTAGGAAAACTTCGCACGGATGGATATATTGAGGCCCTTAACTTAAGAGGTATAGAGGTAAAGGACGAAAACATTCTGAAATTAAGTGATTATGTAAATGATGAAGCCCAATTGAACCATCTAGAGGATCAGGTTGAAGAATTCCTAAAGGATAGGGAAGATATTGATGGAATTCTTGGCGTTAATGAAATATATGCACTTACCGTCATAAAAATAGCTAAGAAATTAGGTAGAAGGGTTCCAGATGACATTCAAGTGATTTCCTATACGGATGGTGTTTTGTCTAGGCATGCCACACCATCTTTAACTACCGTTAAACAGCATGGGCAAACAATGGGGGAGAAGGCGGCAGAATTACTAATTAACAAGCTTGAAAAAGATGATGAAGATGAAAGTTATGAGACCATGATTATTGAGACTGAATTAATTGAGCGCGACTCAACAAAATAA
- the pgmB gene encoding beta-phosphoglucomutase: MKKKGFIFDLDGVIVDTAKYHFLAWKKLANSIGIDFSEEQNEQLKGVSRKASLEKILAWGNVTLTEEEFAELMSKKNEDYLGYINEMNEEEILPDVPKILNFILGKNQGVALGSASKNAKSILEKVNLLNKFEAIVDGNEVSKAKPDPEVFEIAAREIGMEPHNCIVFEDSLAGIQAANAIDMCSIGIGDATVLKDADFVFKDFTEISTDFINQLIND; encoded by the coding sequence ATGAAGAAAAAGGGATTTATTTTTGATTTGGACGGGGTTATTGTCGATACCGCCAAATATCATTTTTTGGCATGGAAAAAATTAGCAAATTCTATTGGTATAGATTTTTCCGAAGAACAAAACGAACAGCTCAAAGGAGTCAGTCGAAAGGCGTCATTAGAGAAAATATTGGCATGGGGTAATGTTACATTAACGGAAGAGGAATTTGCCGAATTAATGTCTAAAAAGAATGAGGATTATCTCGGTTACATTAATGAAATGAACGAGGAAGAAATCTTACCAGATGTTCCGAAAATTCTCAATTTTATTTTAGGCAAGAATCAGGGTGTTGCACTTGGTTCTGCAAGTAAAAATGCCAAATCGATTTTAGAGAAGGTGAATTTGCTCAACAAATTCGAGGCTATTGTGGATGGTAATGAGGTTTCTAAAGCTAAACCAGACCCTGAGGTATTTGAAATCGCAGCCCGCGAGATAGGGATGGAACCTCATAATTGTATTGTTTTTGAAGATTCCTTGGCTGGCATTCAAGCTGCGAACGCCATAGATATGTGTTCTATAGGAATTGGTGATGCAACCGTTCTTAAAGATGCTGATTTTGTCTTCAAGGATTTTACTGAGATCAGTACAGATTTTATAAATCAATTAATTAACGACTAA
- a CDS encoding SusC/RagA family TonB-linked outer membrane protein: MKTFLSSLLLMVLPAMIFAQTTVSGVVTETSTGLPLPGVNVLVKGTSTGTATDFDGNYQITVRDGEVLVFSYIGYITQEIPFTGQQTINVSLDEDAAQLDEVVVIGYGTVTKKDATGSVTAIKPEDFNQGANVAADQLIQGKVAGIQVINGGGSPGEGAQIRIRSGSSLNANNDPLYVIDGVPADSGGITGGRNPLATINPNDIESINILKDASATAIYGVRASNGVVIITTKRGKVGELKWNYNSKFSYSKIDEKVDALSVPDFIDYVNANGNANQINLIGDSNTNWQDLVYQEALGTEHNLSASGGFDFLNYRVSMGYADYDGILKKDNFQRTTLSTALTFRFFDDHLKIDANNNTSVIESNYSNRGAIGAAITFDPTQPVYMDDQTYGGYFRWTNANGRLNTLAGANPLALIEQTTNKGRAFRSIGNVQLEYKLHVLPELKGVLNLGYDMLTGRSYGGTDAAFNNLDSEGNQEATQYNNIENKENKVLDAYINYNNYFESIKTQIDFTAGYNYQDFRYPTRFLTTDQTGQTIEVTNETRLNLQSFFGRLNLTHNDKYLLTLSIRRDGTSRFIKDNRWGNFPAAALGWKISEEEFLKGTDVVSDLKLRLSWGITGQQAVGDLYPSLPLYQTGTNNAAYQLGNSFVNTIRPQPYNSNLLWEETETFNIGLDFGFFDGLITGTVDAYERTTTDLLVFTNNPQGVGFSNADDYNIGTLENKGIEIAGDIFPVRTEDWNWRIGGNITFQESKITKLTLITDPGYQGIDVGGIGGGTGNTIQNHQVGYAPYSFFVWEQAYDASGNPIEGVYVDRNQDGIVNADDKYRFRKPASDIYYGFNTDLSYKNWFFNMSWRGSWGNYNYNNVDSGNGFGNQILTFDTYLNNAVGDLLNSNFRTAQYQSDYYIQDAAYLKLDNATIGYTFKELFNENSSLTITATGQNLLIISDYEGIDPETYGIDNNLYPRPRTYLLGLNFNF; the protein is encoded by the coding sequence ATGAAAACATTTTTATCTAGTCTGCTCCTAATGGTGCTGCCGGCTATGATATTTGCTCAAACAACTGTTAGTGGTGTTGTAACAGAAACGTCTACAGGACTACCACTTCCAGGAGTAAATGTATTAGTAAAAGGCACATCCACGGGAACAGCTACAGACTTTGATGGCAATTACCAAATTACTGTCCGAGATGGAGAGGTTTTGGTTTTTAGCTATATTGGGTACATAACCCAAGAAATTCCCTTTACCGGGCAACAAACAATCAACGTGTCGCTCGACGAAGATGCGGCTCAGTTAGATGAAGTTGTGGTTATTGGTTATGGTACTGTCACGAAAAAAGACGCTACAGGTTCTGTAACAGCAATAAAGCCAGAAGACTTCAATCAAGGTGCAAATGTTGCTGCTGATCAATTAATTCAAGGTAAAGTTGCTGGAATACAGGTTATTAATGGTGGTGGATCACCAGGTGAAGGAGCACAAATTAGAATTAGGAGTGGTTCATCTTTAAATGCTAATAACGACCCTCTCTATGTAATTGACGGCGTTCCTGCGGACTCAGGTGGAATTACCGGAGGTAGAAACCCTCTGGCTACGATAAATCCGAATGATATTGAATCTATAAATATTCTTAAAGATGCTTCCGCTACTGCAATTTATGGTGTAAGGGCGTCTAACGGTGTTGTAATTATTACTACAAAGAGAGGTAAAGTGGGAGAATTGAAATGGAACTATAATTCCAAATTTTCATATTCTAAAATAGATGAAAAGGTTGACGCTTTATCAGTACCAGATTTCATTGATTATGTTAATGCCAATGGTAATGCCAACCAAATCAATTTAATTGGAGATTCAAATACAAACTGGCAAGACCTGGTTTACCAAGAGGCTTTAGGAACTGAACATAACTTATCCGCTTCCGGAGGATTTGACTTCCTTAATTATAGAGTTTCTATGGGTTATGCTGATTATGATGGTATTTTGAAAAAAGATAACTTTCAAAGAACAACGCTTTCTACTGCTCTTACATTCAGGTTCTTTGATGACCATCTTAAAATAGATGCAAATAATAACACATCTGTAATTGAAAGTAATTATAGTAATAGGGGAGCAATCGGAGCTGCTATTACCTTTGATCCTACCCAACCAGTTTATATGGATGATCAGACTTATGGCGGATATTTCAGATGGACAAACGCTAACGGAAGACTGAATACTTTAGCGGGCGCTAATCCTTTGGCTCTAATTGAACAAACCACAAACAAGGGTAGAGCATTTAGAAGTATCGGAAACGTTCAGTTGGAATACAAACTTCATGTTCTTCCAGAACTAAAAGGTGTTCTTAACTTGGGATATGATATGTTAACGGGGAGATCCTACGGAGGTACCGATGCAGCTTTCAATAATTTAGACAGCGAAGGAAATCAAGAGGCTACTCAATATAATAATATTGAAAATAAGGAGAACAAGGTATTAGACGCCTATATAAATTATAACAATTACTTCGAATCAATTAAAACTCAAATCGACTTTACTGCGGGTTATAACTATCAAGATTTCAGATACCCAACAAGATTTTTAACGACTGATCAAACTGGTCAGACCATTGAAGTTACTAATGAAACCCGTTTAAATTTACAATCGTTCTTCGGTAGACTTAATCTTACTCATAATGACAAGTATCTCTTAACTCTTTCCATAAGACGAGATGGAACATCTAGATTTATAAAGGATAACAGATGGGGTAACTTCCCAGCTGCCGCTCTTGGTTGGAAAATTAGCGAAGAAGAATTCCTGAAAGGTACTGATGTAGTAAGCGACCTAAAACTTAGGTTAAGCTGGGGTATAACTGGACAACAGGCAGTTGGGGATCTCTATCCTTCCTTGCCTTTATACCAAACAGGGACTAATAATGCAGCTTATCAATTAGGCAATAGTTTTGTAAACACTATTAGACCTCAACCCTACAATTCTAATTTACTTTGGGAAGAAACAGAAACATTCAACATCGGTTTAGATTTCGGATTTTTCGATGGGTTAATTACCGGAACTGTAGATGCATATGAAAGAACAACAACAGACCTTTTAGTTTTTACAAATAACCCACAAGGTGTTGGCTTCTCAAATGCGGATGACTACAACATAGGAACATTGGAAAACAAGGGTATTGAAATTGCTGGTGATATTTTTCCTGTTAGAACCGAAGATTGGAATTGGAGAATTGGAGGAAACATCACCTTCCAAGAATCAAAAATTACCAAATTAACCCTAATAACCGACCCAGGGTATCAAGGGATTGATGTTGGTGGAATTGGAGGGGGTACCGGAAATACCATACAGAACCATCAGGTTGGCTATGCCCCATATTCCTTCTTTGTTTGGGAACAGGCTTATGACGCAAGCGGCAATCCAATAGAAGGAGTCTATGTTGATAGAAATCAAGACGGTATAGTTAATGCTGACGATAAATACAGATTTAGAAAACCTGCTTCAGATATTTATTATGGCTTTAACACCGACTTATCCTATAAAAATTGGTTTTTCAATATGTCTTGGAGAGGCTCTTGGGGTAACTACAACTATAATAATGTTGACTCTGGAAATGGATTTGGAAATCAAATATTAACCTTTGACACCTATTTAAATAATGCTGTTGGTGACCTATTAAATTCAAATTTCAGGACCGCACAATACCAATCTGATTATTATATTCAGGATGCAGCATATCTCAAATTAGATAATGCTACTATCGGGTATACATTTAAAGAATTATTTAACGAGAATAGTTCATTGACAATTACAGCAACTGGCCAAAACCTGTTAATAATTTCCGATTATGAAGGTATTGATCCAGAAACATATGGTATAGATAATAATCTATACCCAAGACCGAGAACCTATTTATTAGGCTTAAATTTTAATTTCTAG
- a CDS encoding glycoside hydrolase family 65 protein, with product MNQDYIIPNAWSILEEGFEEDRVKSSESIYSIGNGAMGQRANFEEDYSGETFQGSYIGGVYYPDKTRVGWWKNGYPEYFAKVLNAPSWIGIRVHVNGESLDLATCKSVTNFRRELNMKEGWLKRSFVAILPNDAEVKVQSTRFLSLDHDEVGAIKYEVTPLNQDTLVAFTPYLDAGITNEDSNWDDQFWQTVSVEHEANRAFIRSHTMKTEFHVCTFMLSQLFLNNIEVKTDLKINSTEKYIEFTQETHVNKGGTASLIKYGGYTVDRDHDKDQLVLAANKVLDTVSEIDFEGLLEKQKEAWQKIWDMADITIEGDVKAQQGIRFNIFQLNQTYLGTDAQLNIGPKGFTGEKYGGSTYWDTEAYCIPFYMATKDQEVARKLLTYRYNHLEKAIENAEKLGFKDGAALYPMVTMNGEECHNEWEITFEEIHRNGAIAFAIYNYFRFTGDYSYIPEKGLEVLIGIARFWQQRATYSKEKNKYVILGVTGPNEYENNVNNNFYTNYIAKWCISFALENIEKVKNGYSDDYNRIVGKTNISSEELSKCKDVANNMYLPFSEELNIYLQQDGFLDKELVTVKDLDKNQRPINQKWSWDRILRSPYIKQADTLQGFYFFEDHFTTEELERHFDFYEPFTVHESSLSPCVHSIQAAKLNRMDQAYTFYLRTSRLDLDDYNKEVEEGLHITSMAGTWMSIVEGFGGMRVKNDKLSFEPKIPEQWEAYSFKINFRQQILKIKVTHKETTFELDGNKSLNLLLNGEEITISPSS from the coding sequence ATGAATCAAGATTATATCATTCCGAATGCATGGTCTATCCTTGAAGAAGGATTTGAAGAAGACCGGGTAAAGTCATCGGAAAGTATTTATAGCATAGGTAACGGGGCAATGGGTCAACGTGCCAATTTTGAAGAGGATTATTCTGGAGAGACCTTCCAAGGAAGTTATATAGGAGGGGTTTATTACCCCGATAAAACTAGAGTTGGCTGGTGGAAAAATGGTTATCCGGAGTATTTTGCGAAGGTATTGAACGCACCGAGTTGGATTGGTATTCGAGTTCATGTTAATGGAGAATCTCTAGATTTGGCAACCTGTAAAAGTGTAACCAATTTTAGAAGAGAATTGAATATGAAGGAGGGATGGTTAAAGCGATCTTTCGTTGCTATTCTTCCAAATGATGCTGAGGTTAAAGTGCAATCCACTAGGTTTTTAAGTCTTGATCATGATGAGGTTGGGGCCATTAAGTATGAAGTTACCCCACTCAATCAAGATACGCTTGTAGCCTTTACGCCTTACTTGGATGCAGGAATCACAAATGAGGATTCTAACTGGGATGACCAATTTTGGCAGACCGTTTCTGTTGAACATGAAGCTAATAGGGCTTTCATCCGATCTCATACAATGAAGACGGAGTTTCATGTGTGCACATTTATGCTGTCTCAACTATTCTTGAATAACATTGAGGTCAAAACCGATTTGAAAATTAATTCAACTGAAAAGTATATTGAATTCACACAAGAAACCCACGTCAATAAAGGTGGCACTGCTAGTTTGATTAAATATGGGGGATACACGGTAGATCGAGACCATGATAAAGACCAATTGGTTTTAGCTGCAAATAAGGTCTTAGATACAGTTTCTGAGATTGATTTTGAAGGTTTGCTCGAAAAGCAAAAGGAAGCTTGGCAAAAGATTTGGGACATGGCCGATATTACGATAGAAGGTGATGTTAAGGCCCAACAAGGAATTCGCTTCAATATTTTCCAACTTAATCAAACCTATCTAGGTACAGATGCGCAGTTAAATATAGGCCCAAAAGGATTTACCGGTGAGAAATATGGAGGAAGTACCTATTGGGATACCGAGGCTTACTGTATACCCTTTTACATGGCTACAAAAGATCAAGAAGTTGCTAGAAAATTATTGACCTATCGTTATAATCACCTTGAAAAAGCCATTGAAAATGCAGAAAAATTAGGGTTTAAGGATGGAGCTGCTTTGTATCCAATGGTTACTATGAATGGCGAGGAATGCCATAATGAATGGGAAATTACTTTTGAAGAAATCCATAGAAATGGGGCAATTGCTTTTGCTATTTATAATTATTTCCGATTTACTGGAGACTACAGTTATATACCTGAAAAAGGTTTAGAGGTTTTAATTGGTATTGCCAGATTTTGGCAGCAACGTGCTACCTATTCCAAGGAAAAAAACAAGTATGTAATTCTTGGTGTAACTGGTCCTAATGAGTACGAGAATAATGTGAACAATAATTTTTATACAAATTATATCGCGAAATGGTGTATTTCATTTGCATTGGAAAATATTGAAAAGGTTAAAAATGGCTATTCCGACGATTATAATCGTATCGTTGGAAAAACCAATATCTCTTCCGAAGAATTATCTAAATGTAAAGACGTCGCCAACAATATGTATTTACCATTTTCAGAAGAGTTAAATATTTACCTTCAACAAGATGGATTCCTGGATAAAGAATTGGTTACCGTGAAGGATTTAGACAAAAATCAGCGCCCAATTAACCAAAAATGGTCATGGGACCGCATACTACGATCGCCATACATAAAGCAGGCTGACACCTTACAAGGCTTTTATTTCTTCGAGGATCATTTTACCACTGAGGAACTAGAAAGACATTTCGATTTCTATGAACCTTTTACGGTTCATGAAAGCAGTTTGTCCCCTTGTGTACATAGCATTCAGGCTGCAAAGTTGAATCGAATGGACCAAGCCTATACATTCTATTTAAGAACTTCTCGCTTAGATTTAGATGATTATAATAAAGAGGTGGAAGAAGGATTGCATATTACTTCTATGGCAGGTACTTGGATGAGTATAGTGGAAGGCTTTGGCGGAATGCGCGTGAAAAATGATAAGTTATCTTTTGAGCCAAAGATTCCAGAGCAATGGGAGGCCTATTCTTTTAAGATTAATTTTAGACAACAAATATTAAAAATAAAGGTTACACATAAAGAAACTACCTTTGAATTAGATGGGAATAAATCTCTGAACCTTTTATTGAACGGTGAGGAAATTACAATAAGCCCGTCCTCCTAA
- a CDS encoding MFS transporter, which translates to MKKRALGFWEIWNMSFGFLGIQFGFALQNANTSRIFETLGAEVDEIPILWIAAPVTGLVIQPIIGYFSDRTWTRLGRRRPYFLIGALLSSIALCIMPNSPTLWVAAGMLWIMDASINISMEPFRAFVGDNLPDEQRTQGFAMQSFFIGIGAVVGSMMPYVFTNWLGLSNTAPEGVIPESVKWSFYVGAFVFLTAVLWTVFKSKEYSPEELESFHKNDEEFNPVITQEENLIRIKKLNRAGMVFSIFGAIITAILIFADLEKELYIMGVGLLIVGLLFITSSAVRKAKGRTGFVIIMTDLLYMPKTMKQLAWVQFFSWFALFSMWIYTTQAVTSHIYGSTDTTSQLYNDGADWVTILFAVYNGVAALVAFLLPVLAKATSRKLTHLIALSLGGVGLISVYFISNPDLLILPMIGVGVAWASILSVPYAMLAGALPAKKMGYYMGVFNFFIVIPQIMAATILGFLVTQLFDGEPIYALILGGLAMILSGLLTLRVNDGATINIVEEKIL; encoded by the coding sequence ATGAAAAAGCGCGCCTTAGGATTTTGGGAAATCTGGAACATGAGTTTCGGGTTTTTAGGAATCCAGTTCGGTTTTGCCCTCCAAAATGCAAATACTTCCAGGATATTCGAGACCTTAGGGGCCGAAGTTGATGAAATACCAATTTTATGGATTGCTGCGCCTGTTACAGGTTTGGTGATACAGCCAATAATTGGATATTTTAGTGATCGTACCTGGACTCGTCTCGGTCGACGAAGACCTTATTTTCTAATCGGTGCATTGCTGTCTTCAATTGCCCTTTGCATAATGCCAAATTCCCCTACACTTTGGGTGGCTGCTGGCATGCTATGGATTATGGATGCCTCAATTAATATTTCAATGGAACCATTCAGGGCATTTGTTGGTGATAATCTTCCTGATGAACAACGTACCCAAGGATTTGCCATGCAAAGTTTTTTCATTGGTATAGGTGCTGTGGTCGGGTCAATGATGCCTTATGTATTTACAAATTGGCTCGGGCTAAGTAATACGGCACCGGAAGGTGTAATTCCAGAATCCGTTAAGTGGTCCTTTTATGTTGGGGCCTTCGTTTTTCTTACCGCGGTATTGTGGACGGTTTTTAAATCTAAGGAGTATAGCCCTGAAGAATTAGAAAGTTTTCATAAGAATGATGAAGAATTTAATCCAGTAATTACTCAGGAAGAAAATTTAATACGTATAAAGAAACTAAATAGGGCAGGAATGGTGTTTTCAATTTTTGGAGCCATTATTACTGCTATTTTAATTTTTGCAGACTTAGAAAAAGAACTATACATAATGGGGGTTGGACTTCTAATTGTTGGCCTTTTATTTATTACCAGCTCTGCTGTGAGGAAAGCAAAAGGAAGAACGGGTTTTGTTATTATCATGACCGACTTGCTCTATATGCCAAAAACGATGAAGCAGTTGGCTTGGGTTCAATTTTTTTCTTGGTTTGCCTTGTTCTCGATGTGGATCTATACAACCCAAGCAGTTACAAGTCATATTTATGGAAGTACAGATACTACTTCACAATTATACAATGACGGTGCTGATTGGGTAACAATCCTATTTGCTGTTTATAACGGAGTTGCGGCATTGGTTGCATTTTTGTTGCCTGTTCTTGCTAAGGCAACTAGTAGAAAATTGACCCATTTAATAGCGCTATCCTTAGGTGGAGTTGGGCTTATTTCAGTTTATTTCATTTCCAACCCAGACTTATTAATTCTTCCGATGATCGGAGTTGGAGTCGCCTGGGCCAGTATCCTTTCTGTGCCCTATGCAATGTTGGCGGGTGCATTACCAGCCAAAAAAATGGGTTATTATATGGGCGTCTTTAACTTTTTTATTGTAATACCACAAATAATGGCGGCCACGATTCTTGGATTTTTAGTAACTCAATTATTCGATGGCGAACCAATTTATGCTTTGATTTTAGGTGGATTAGCCATGATATTATCTGGATTGTTGACTCTTAGGGTTAATGATGGAGCCACAATTAATATTGTAGAAGAGAAGATTTTATGA
- a CDS encoding RagB/SusD family nutrient uptake outer membrane protein, translating to MKRKINIYTNFILLITFLFIAGCTDDLDQSDPNSETLLSAEEVYSNPDSYIQLVAKLYAGLATTGQSGPAGNPDITGIDEGESQYIRGYWVMQELTTDEAVISWNDKTIKDFHYHTWTAGDAFINATFNRLDFQVKNCNEFLRQTTDEKLDSRGISGSVREEIATYRAEARFLRALSYWHFLDLYGSVGLVKEDSPTDFFLPEQASSEELFTYVKEELLDLVNALPAMGQNDYPRADQGAANMLLAKLYMNAEAYIGEKRFAEALPYIQNILNGPYSLHDSYEELFLADNDSNGAQNEFIFAVAYDGLFTQTYGGTTFLTHAPVGGEMNPDDFGIDGGWAGLRTTSALVNKFQMGDDQREQFFTQGQNLEIEDIGSFTDGYAIAKWKNIDSQGEWGSNGTGAFADTDFPMFRLADAYLMYAEIVAREEGGSESAALGYVNALRERAFGDSAHNISTNDLTEDFILDERARELHWEAHRRTDLIRFKKFTGSAYLWPWKGRVPNGAPTESYRNIFPIPSNSLAANPNLTQNPGY from the coding sequence ATGAAAAGAAAAATAAATATTTACACAAATTTTATCCTGTTAATAACATTTTTGTTTATTGCAGGATGTACAGATGATTTAGACCAATCAGATCCTAATAGTGAAACTTTATTATCAGCAGAGGAAGTTTATAGCAACCCAGATTCTTATATTCAACTAGTTGCCAAATTGTATGCAGGCTTAGCCACAACTGGTCAATCGGGGCCAGCAGGTAACCCTGATATCACAGGTATAGATGAAGGTGAAAGCCAATATATAAGAGGTTATTGGGTAATGCAAGAATTAACTACGGATGAGGCCGTTATTTCTTGGAATGATAAAACCATAAAGGATTTTCATTACCATACTTGGACTGCCGGGGATGCTTTTATAAATGCCACTTTCAACCGTTTAGATTTTCAGGTAAAAAACTGCAATGAGTTTTTGAGACAAACAACTGATGAAAAGCTAGACTCAAGAGGAATTAGTGGAAGTGTTAGGGAGGAAATTGCAACCTATCGAGCTGAAGCAAGATTTTTGAGAGCTCTAAGCTACTGGCACTTTTTAGATCTATACGGATCTGTCGGACTAGTGAAGGAAGATTCACCCACGGATTTTTTCCTCCCAGAACAAGCCTCTTCAGAAGAATTGTTTACATATGTTAAAGAAGAGTTATTAGATCTTGTTAATGCTCTTCCAGCAATGGGACAAAATGATTATCCTCGGGCGGACCAAGGAGCTGCAAATATGTTATTGGCAAAATTGTATATGAATGCAGAAGCCTATATTGGAGAAAAGAGATTTGCTGAAGCTCTTCCATACATTCAAAATATATTGAATGGTCCTTATAGTTTACATGACAGTTATGAAGAACTTTTCTTAGCTGATAACGACTCAAATGGAGCACAGAATGAGTTTATATTTGCTGTGGCTTATGATGGTTTGTTTACTCAGACATATGGAGGCACGACATTTTTAACACATGCTCCTGTTGGAGGAGAAATGAATCCTGATGATTTTGGTATTGATGGAGGTTGGGCTGGTTTGAGAACTACTTCAGCCTTAGTGAACAAATTCCAAATGGGTGACGACCAAAGAGAACAATTCTTCACTCAAGGTCAAAATCTAGAAATTGAGGACATAGGTTCATTTACGGATGGATATGCCATTGCAAAATGGAAAAACATCGATTCTCAAGGAGAATGGGGTTCTAATGGAACTGGGGCTTTTGCTGATACAGATTTCCCAATGTTTAGATTGGCTGATGCCTATCTTATGTATGCAGAAATCGTAGCAAGAGAAGAAGGCGGTTCAGAATCTGCCGCTTTAGGATACGTAAATGCCCTAAGGGAAAGAGCCTTCGGTGACTCAGCCCACAATATTTCAACTAACGACCTTACTGAAGATTTTATTCTTGATGAAAGGGCACGTGAACTTCATTGGGAAGCACACCGCAGAACCGACTTAATTAGATTTAAAAAATTCACGGGAAGTGCTTATTTATGGCCATGGAAAGGTAGAGTACCTAATGGAGCTCCAACCGAATCTTATAGAAATATATTTCCTATACCATCTAATTCATTGGCTGCAAATCCCAACTTAACTCAGAACCCTGGTTATTAA